Within the Populus trichocarpa isolate Nisqually-1 chromosome 14, P.trichocarpa_v4.1, whole genome shotgun sequence genome, the region CCTTTGAGTTGCTGAATTCTTAGCTGCTTGTGTGGCTTTCCATGGAATCACTTAAGCATGACCTTCAAATTGTTTTCCTGTGACGTCAGCTTTCGATGtgcttttctttatatttcagTTCATTTTGGAGAATTCTTGTAATCTATCAATGTATTTCGAATAACGAAAACTTGAAAATGTATGAAATGGAGTATTAATCATTCAATTAAGGCCAGCTCATCTGCCATTTCATCATTTTGTGCACCGCTGTGCCCTTTATGCAACCTTCACAgctatgaaaaaagaaaaggggggtTACTAGAAACTTGATTCTAACAACTAATTACTAATCGGTTATTATCAGTAGGGGAGTGAGATGGTGAAATAATGAGATCTCAAGACGTGTGTTGATCACATTTACTCTGTCGCAGCAAGCAAATTTTCTGTTTAATGACATCACACTTTGATGCCTTGGCCAGTGATTAATTTGTTTGTCAGTAGACTTGCTcaaaaaatgttcaaaaataTACTAGTTCTTACCTATTCTGGTTCATACCCTTAATATGTGACTTGTTTTCTTTCATCTGATTCATTATTTACAGGCAGTGTGGTTATGACCATGTCGTTTTGAATGCAAGCAGGCCACATAAAATATCTACCATCAGAAATGCCTGGACTGGTTACTCTCAAAGTCCTACTTTGAACTGCCTTGGAAGAGCCTTGGCTTCAAGATCTCACTATGCATCGGATTTTCCTGTCATTCAGCTTTCTAAATCATCTTCTATGAAGAATCAAAGAATGATGTGCGTCAACCCAATTGCAAGTGTAGCTACTTAATCAATCCCTTTGCTTTGGTATTCAGTAATGATACACTTAAAAAGTCTTTAGAACAATGGACAGCTAAGTTTCGTTTTCAGGCATCATATCTCAATGGATTTCTTTTCTATCTATGTTAAGTAGTGATACAGAAAATTGAGATATGATTACCACTGCCCAATGCAGAAGATggcctttctttttccttgcttCTTTAGCATCAATCTGCTCTCAAATGTTGAGACTAGTCATGGAATAGGTCCACAAAACTGgcaaaagaaagtaaaactaCAACACAGCCCAGTTTCAGCATTTTTTACCCTTACAGGTAGGTGGTGCATTTCAATCTAAAATAACCCAAAATTAAATAGGTTTAGCCCCACTTTCAGTTCACTTGTCTCCCCGAGCTGGTGCTTTATTTATTGTCTGAGAGGACTTTCAAATGATTGTGTGACCGACACAAACAAATAAGTAATTCTGTCATATTTTAGCTTTGAAGATGAGAGCTTTGCCTGTGAGTATTTGCAAGAGCTTGAATAAGTATATTTGTAAACTTCAATAATTCGGATTATCACATAAACACCCCAatccttttttgtcttttattctATAACATGGGTGATTTGACTGGGGTCTTGGTAGGAAATGACTAGCAGGTTGCTAAAATTCTAAAGCCATAATTTGCAGTGAAGCATGTTGGACCTGCTGTGTTGAGCATGGCAAATGCAGGCCCAAATACCAATGGGGGCCATTTGTACAGTAAAGGTAAGATAGCTTTGGCAGTTTTGTTCCTTTGGCTGTTGCATATCAAACTTCATCATCTCTTAAAAAAGCTATAAATCTGGGGGGAACTTTCCACAGTTACTGTGTTTCTAATGTGAAATGTTTTACGTTGTCTTCTCGAGAATTAGAACGCTGAAACTTCGGGAGGCTTGGGCATATTTATACCCTGTTATTATTACATGGACAGGAAACACTTGGCAGCGGCCATCTGATAGAGATATTTACTTGATGATGTCTCGGTTGGTTTGTGCTGTCATTAGTTGATGGAGGTCATGTACGAGGGAATAAGAATGAGAACATTAGTTCCTACTTGTTCTATGGGCGGAGGTGGAGAGATgccccttttccttttctttctcctccacGTCTTGATCCGGAAAGATAGCATGAAAAGGAAATGTTGTCAAACATTTAGAGATAGCATTTCAAAGGATTCTGTAATGTAAGTGGGTACAGTAAATAGGTTTGAGACgtgaagatttttatttttaaagaattaattattgGATTATATTGGCTGGAGGGttaaagtaatatattttaaaaatataataaaattttaaatttatagaaaacaatttttataagCTTATTAAGAAGTTCTGTTttataataagattttttttaattaatttttgtcacATCAATCCAAATtgctttgggttttttttttatcaccttttctaattagtttttttttcaatttcatcttttaatatttagttggttggaaattagatttcttaattattttttatttgtttttctatagtTATTCTGATCTCATTACCCGTgtcacgagtttgacaagttgaCCTAAGTTgattatgtttatatttttaggttcttttttaattgaataattttttaattaagcttcgttatttttttcgatttgctttttatgaggttatcttgatctcatgatctaggtcaCGGGTTTAGtaggtttgatttatttttttagatccttttttaattgatttttttttaattttatcctctaataacttaaccattttttttatttagttttttcttttgatttcatttgttaaagaattggataattgtttttaaatttgcaTTGTGTGTTGTTATCACGGTCTTATTGAtttagctttttgttttttgtttttcaatattcaaCATTATATCTGTTGGAAAtgaaactttgtaatttttttatttgttttttatgaagttatttgGTCTCATAAtctaagtttaattttaagtttaataggTTGGTCCGGGTTGACAtgagttgttattttttgtctattttttaattgatctttttcaatttcatctttcaacattggatttgttggaaaattgagcttcataatttttttttacttattttttatagggttatctcgatctcattaCTCAAATCGCGGGTTCAGAtggttaacttaggttgactcagtagtttttttatcattttttaatttaacaatttatttttcaattatgtccTTCAACACtagattgattaggaattaactttcatagtttattttaatttactttctataggtttattatagttttatgaTTTGGACTACagattttacaagttaattcaaattaatttaatatattattgtctcaattaatattaaaaaaaatatcatttaatatatcaccgtattaatattttaaaaagatatcgtTGAATTTACACcatataagtttataattataattattttaattagaaaatacattaacaatCCGAACTCGAGCGTGATTCAGGACAATAATCAGTGCAAGCTATGTTTTGTAAGCTCATGTTAGAGGTGGATATAGTATTGTTAAGTGAACATAAATGCATATAACATTTGTATCACATTGATAACTCAACAATGCTACATGAATTCATATGAATTCATATGTAGTATAATGTGCCACATGCCCCTAACAAAAACAATGAGCTATAAGTTTCACGGTAGAGATTTTTTCCATGAAGACTGAATTTACCATCAGtacttaatttatttccttttcatcTTTTGGCCATTAGGTCACTTTGCTAGCAATGACCAGATTTGATGTTGTGTAAATGTGAGGTAGCTGAAGGGAAAACCTAAGCATGGACCACAGTTTCAACTGCAGTGGACTGGATAACTTGCTCACTCTGCTCTCCTTCGTCCTCCCATATTTCAGGTATCGCTTCTTTGATATTGTGGATGTTCCTCAAGCCATGGTCTGCACCTGGAACAAGGACTGAGCTCCCTACCTGCCATGATTATTGAAAAACACATTACTAGTCTGTTCTAGTACTGTGTGTTTACTGATGATAACAAGAAAAGCAGTGATTTGTAGAGCTTACAATAACTGTACGAAGTCCTGCTGCTTTCCCACTAGCAATGTTTCGAGCACTGTCGTCAAAGAAGATCTAAGAAGAATGAaggaaaaagggagaaaaaagaaatgagataTAACTCCACATGATCTCTGCAAATTTGAAGCAGAACAATGTTAGTTTTCAGGTTGAAGTTAGAAGTCAAATATTACTGTCTTCTTTGGGTCCACATTTGCAATCTGAATAGCTGCTTCGATGGCCTCCAGAGAGGGTTTACAGAGGATTCGTGACTTGGAGCTGAAACCATTATCTaatgcattttttaatatttttttgcttccaGTGGCAGCAGTACCATCAAAGTCACTTGGCTCTGGTTCACCTCCTGCAATCACTGCATCATTATCTAATGCATCCATGTTATTTGCATTTTCTAGAGGAGGATTAAGGGTTTCATAGCATATGACGCCCTCAAAACAATCTTCCAATCCCATTCTTTTGAGAACTTCAGCTGCATGCGCCTTATCAGCGTTTGTGAAGATCTGAAAATGTTTGGGCACATCTTAGAAAAGTTACCAACACTACATGTCTACTTTGCTGAAATATGTTTCGTTTGAACGG harbors:
- the LOC7455382 gene encoding uncharacterized protein C24B11.05 isoform X2, giving the protein MVIIYPLCQCVRKLFKMDTAERANGPKYECLLFDMDDTLYPMSLGLNLACRKNIEEFMLHKLHIEESEVPRMCLELYREHGTTMAGLKDLGYEFDDDEFHAFVHGRLPYETLKPDPVLRNLLLSLPQRKIIFTNADKAHAAEVLKRMGLEDCFEGVICYETLNPPLENANNMDALDNDAVIAGGEPEPSDFDGTAATGSKKILKNALDNGFSSKSRILCKPSLEAIEAAIQIANVDPKKTIFFDDSARNIASGKAAGLRTVIVGSSVLVPGADHGLRNIHNIKEAIPEIWEDEGEQSEQVIQSTAVETVVHA
- the LOC7455382 gene encoding uncharacterized protein C24B11.05 isoform X1; this encodes MFSSVPWLSFIRFANVFVVLLSFFLFPSRKLFKMDTAERANGPKYECLLFDMDDTLYPMSLGLNLACRKNIEEFMLHKLHIEESEVPRMCLELYREHGTTMAGLKDLGYEFDDDEFHAFVHGRLPYETLKPDPVLRNLLLSLPQRKIIFTNADKAHAAEVLKRMGLEDCFEGVICYETLNPPLENANNMDALDNDAVIAGGEPEPSDFDGTAATGSKKILKNALDNGFSSKSRILCKPSLEAIEAAIQIANVDPKKTIFFDDSARNIASGKAAGLRTVIVGSSVLVPGADHGLRNIHNIKEAIPEIWEDEGEQSEQVIQSTAVETVVHA
- the LOC7455382 gene encoding uncharacterized protein C24B11.05 isoform X4, translated to MDTAERANGPKYECLLFDMDDTLYPMSLGLNLACRKNIEEFMLHKLHIEESEVPRMCLELYREHGTTMAGLKDLGYEFDDDEFHAFVHGRLPYETLKPDPVLRNLLLSLPQRKIIFTNADKAHAAEVLKRMGLEDCFEGVICYETLNPPLENANNMDALDNDAVIAGGEPEPSDFDGTAATGSKKILKNALDNGFSSKSRILCKPSLEAIEAAIQIANVDPKKTIFFDDSARNIASGKAAGLRTVIVGSSVLVPGADHGLRNIHNIKEAIPEIWEDEGEQSEQVIQSTAVETVVHA
- the LOC7455382 gene encoding uncharacterized protein C24B11.05 isoform X3, which gives rise to MWKLFKMDTAERANGPKYECLLFDMDDTLYPMSLGLNLACRKNIEEFMLHKLHIEESEVPRMCLELYREHGTTMAGLKDLGYEFDDDEFHAFVHGRLPYETLKPDPVLRNLLLSLPQRKIIFTNADKAHAAEVLKRMGLEDCFEGVICYETLNPPLENANNMDALDNDAVIAGGEPEPSDFDGTAATGSKKILKNALDNGFSSKSRILCKPSLEAIEAAIQIANVDPKKTIFFDDSARNIASGKAAGLRTVIVGSSVLVPGADHGLRNIHNIKEAIPEIWEDEGEQSEQVIQSTAVETVVHA